In Vicingaceae bacterium, the following proteins share a genomic window:
- the dapB gene encoding 4-hydroxy-tetrahydrodipicolinate reductase — MMKIALIGYGKMGKMIDLLASGRNHRVIARFDSKNLPSPDLLKQCDIAIEFTNPEAAPENIKLCLEAGIPVVTGSTGWYQHLDAIRSLVNKTQGRLLYASNFSIGVNIFFKLNEWAAKYLNNYDYHCEILEKHHTEKKDSPSGTAITTAEMIIAGNKKWKSWTNHATNDENIIPIMSERISGETGTHIVRFFNDIDELQISHKAFNRKGFAEGALIAAEWLINQPSGVYQMSDVLKF, encoded by the coding sequence ATGATGAAAATCGCCTTGATTGGATACGGCAAAATGGGAAAAATGATCGATTTGCTTGCTTCCGGACGAAATCACCGAGTGATTGCACGGTTCGACTCTAAAAACTTGCCTTCACCGGATTTGTTAAAACAATGTGACATTGCCATTGAATTTACCAATCCCGAAGCAGCCCCCGAAAACATAAAATTGTGTTTGGAAGCGGGTATACCTGTGGTAACAGGCAGCACCGGATGGTATCAACATTTGGATGCCATACGATCTCTTGTCAATAAAACACAAGGACGGTTGTTGTATGCCTCAAACTTCAGCATCGGCGTGAATATATTTTTTAAACTCAACGAATGGGCAGCAAAGTATCTGAATAATTATGATTATCATTGTGAAATATTGGAAAAACACCACACAGAAAAAAAGGATTCACCCAGTGGAACAGCCATAACAACAGCCGAGATGATTATTGCAGGTAATAAGAAATGGAAAAGTTGGACCAATCATGCAACTAATGATGAAAATATTATACCCATAATGTCCGAACGCATTTCCGGAGAAACCGGAACACACATCGTCAGGTTTTTTAATGATATTGACGAATTGCAAATATCTCACAAAGCATTTAACCGAAAAGGATTTGCAGAAGGTGCTTTAATTGCCGCCGAATGGCTGATTAATCAACCTTCCGGAGTTTATCAAATGTCTGATGTTTTAAAATTTTAA